One region of Salvia miltiorrhiza cultivar Shanhuang (shh) chromosome 3, IMPLAD_Smil_shh, whole genome shotgun sequence genomic DNA includes:
- the LOC131015757 gene encoding receptor-like protein 43: MEKKLHCILLYAFLITITFPMLSSEAKAKQPLSLATDQTALLSLKQHITSDPSLLLATNWTNSTSVCTWIGVTCSLRHHRVSALNLSNMALSGTIPPQLGNLSFLVSLDLTNNLFYGDLPQELSLLRRSKFISFRLNNFTGDIPPMLGQLPKLEYLNLRSNNFIGSIPKSLSNLTNLQFLSLSNNSLSGEIPKELGRLQSLQTLYVQFNHLSGAIPSAIINISTLVAIALSNNELSGSLPTDMCSNLPYLAGIYVSSNQLSGAIPSNLSQCSRLEVLSLSYNSFSTGEIPSEIGYLTSLQYLALGGNNLNGILPHEIGHLQSLVTFAAEDNEIAGSIDFNIFMNMSSLQNIYLRRNKFTGNLSRDVGNITMLTFLDLSENHFTGLIPTEISYHLETLVLDLNPLSGSIPHELFNISTLRFLSLVGNALSGVLPTHLCHSSPFLEGLYLGNNSISGAIPNSISNCSQLTILSLAKNKFSGYIPTHLGNLRLLQSLQLSSNNLTQAPSSSFITSLTNCRSLTRLSIGDNPLYGIIPASVGNLSSSLRTFTAENCKFSGSIPVEIGNLSNLMKLVLSANELSGPIPSTIGNLPNLYSLQLSSNKLNGELPFSICNSTSLGILLLSNNSLEGSIPQCFRNLSKSLVIFHLNANHFSGPIPSIFMRGCILESINLSGNKLQGNLPKSLINCKSLKGLDVGNNRIQDKFPFWMEALLELRVLVLKSNKFDGNMSLPSRSNLPFPKLQVLDISENEFVGSLPQKYFKNFRAMMDVKENQTNLTPSDDDDDDHTFRYYLEMRKTNLTPSDDDDGTFQNYLEMRITLKGMNQVLKKRLLKTFTTIDFSSNKFSGSIPDSMGNLNSLRYLNLSHNNLMGHIPASLGNISVLESLDVSWNKLDGGIPSELTRLTFLAKLNLSMNDLVGQIPQSTQFSTFENDSYVGNLRLCGFPLTRKCNEENGQRMQPEEQDDEEDEYGFIDGFGWRSVVMGYGSGIIVGIGIGCWIIRFGRPRWLVEFFFGVGYTYKKNKKKKKKTRKRATPTHRRS; encoded by the exons ATGGAGAAAAAGCTTCATTGCATTTTGCTGTATGCATTCCTAATTACCATAACCTTCCCAATGCTTTCTTCTGAAGCCAAAGCCAAACAACCTCTGAGCCTTGCAACTGATCAAACTGCCCTTCTTTCACTCAAACAACACATTACCTCCGACCCTTCTCTTTTACTTGCAACTAATTGGACCAACTCGACCTCCGTCTGCACCTGGATTGGCGTCACTTGCAGCTTGCGCCACCACAGAGTATCTGCCTTGAATCTCTCCAACATGGCTCTCTCCGGCACCATTCCACCGCAGCTCGGAAACCTCTCCTTCCTCGTCTCCCTCGACCTCACCAACAACCTTTTCTATGGAGATTTGCCACAGGAACTGTCTCTCCTTCGCCGTTCGAAGTTCATATCTTTCCGACTCAACAACTTCACCGGAGACATCCCTCCGATGTTGGGTCAGTTACCAAAATTAGAGTACTTGAATTTACGCAGCAACAACTTCATAGGTTCCATCCCAAAATCGCTCTCAAACCTCACAAACCTACAATTTCTTTCCTTATCTAACAATTCTCTAAGTGGTGAAATTCCAAAAGAGTTGGGAAGACTTCAAAGTCTACAAACTCTGTatgttcaattcaatcattTGTCGGGTGCTATACCATCAGCCATAATCAACATCTCGACCCTTGTAGCTATAGCATTGAGTAACAATGAATTGAGTGGAAGTCTTCCAACAGACATGTGCAGTAATCTTCCATATCTTGCTGGGATTTATGTTTCTTCCAATCAGCTGAGTGGCGCGATTCCCTCAAATTTATCCCAATGTTCACGGCTTGAGGTGTTGAGCCTCTCTTATAACTCTTTTAGTACTGGGGAGATACCTTCAGAAATCGGCTACTTAACATCTCTTCAGTATTTAGCTCTTGGTGGTAACAATTTGAATG GAATACTACCACATGAGATTGGCCATCTTCAGAGTCTGGTTACTTTTGCTGCTGAAGATAATGAGATTGCGGGCTCAattgatttcaatattttcatgaatatgtCTTCTCTGCAAAACATATATCTAAGGCGCAACAAATTCACGGGGAACCTTTCAAGGGATGTCGGGAATATTACAATGCTCACATTTTTAGACCTCTCGGAAAACCATTTTACAG GGCTTATTCCCACTGAAATTAGCTACCATTTGGAAACATTAGTATTAGACTTGAACCCCTTGAGTGGTTCGATTCCACATGagctctttaacatttcaaccCTTCGGTTTCTTTCACTTGTCGGCAATGCTCTGTCAGGGGTTCTTCCAACCCATTTATGCCATTCCTCTCCCTTTCTTGAAGGATTGTATCTTGGCAATAATTCCATCAGTGGAGCAATACCCAACTCCATCTCTAACTGTTCTCAACTCACAATTCTCTCACTTGCTAAAAACAAATTCAGTGGTTATATACCTACTCATCTCGGCAACCTAAGACTTCTTCAAAGTCTTCAACTGTCCAGCAACAATCTTACCCAGGCACCATCTTCTTCCTTCATTACTTCATTGACAAATTGCAGGTCTCTAACTCGTTTGTCAATTGGTGATAATCCTCTATACGGCATCATTCCTGCTTCTGTCGGGAACTTATCGTCCTCACTTCGAACATTCACTGCCGAGAACTGCAAATTCAGTGGTAGCATTCCTGTTGAAATAGGCAATCTAAGCAATTTGATGAAATTGGTGTTGTCAGCAAATGAGTTATCTG gtccaataccatccaccatcgGAAATTTACCAAATTTATATTCATTACAACTCTCTTCCAataaattaaatggtgagcttccattctccatctGCAACTCGACATCCCTTGGTATTCTTCTActctcaaataacagtttggaaGGGTCAATTCCGCAATGCTTTCGAAACTTGAGCAAATCTTTGGTcatatttcatttaaatgcaaatcactttagtggccccattccatcaatatttatgaGAGGGTGTATTCTTGAGTCCATCAATTTGAGtggtaataaattgcaaggaaattTGCCTAAATCCTTAATCAATTGCAAAAGTCTTAAGGGCCTGGATGTTGGAAATAATAGAATACAAGACAAATTTCCGTTTTGGATGGAAGCTCTTCTTGAGCTTCGAGTGCTCGTCTTGAAGTCTAACAAGTTTGATGGTAACATGTCGCTGCCTTCACGAAGCAACCTTCCATTTCCTAAGTTGCAAGTTTTAGATATATCAGAGAACGAATTTGTGGGGTCTCTACCTCAAAAATATTTCAAGAATTTCAGAGCAATGATGGATGTGaaagaaaatcaaacaaatCTAACACcaagtgatgatgatgatgatgatcacACCTTTCGATATTATTTGGAGATGAGAAAAACAAATCTAACACcaagtgatgatgatgatggcaCCTTTCAAAATTATTTGGAGATGAGAATCACCTTGAAAGGTATGAATCAAGTATTGAAGAAGAGACTGTTGAAAACCTTTACAACCATTGACTTTTCCTCCAATAAATTCTCTGGGAGTATTCCAGATTCCATGGGTAATCTGAATTCTCTGAGATACTTGAATTTGTCCCACAATAATCTCATGGGACACATACCTGCATCTCTTGGAAATATAAGTGTGCTTGAATCATTGGACGTATCATGGAACAAATTGGACGGAGGAATTCCAAGTGAATTGACGAGGTTGACATTTCTTGCGAAATTAAACCTTTCAATGAATGATCTCGTGGGGCAAATACCACAATCTACTCAGTTTTCCACATTTGAGAATGATTCATATGTCGGAAACTTGAGATTGTGTGGATTTCCGTTGACGAGAAAATGCAACGAGGAGAATGGGCAGCGGATGCAGCCAGAAGAAcaagatgatgaagaagatgagtatGGATTTATCGATGGATTTGGGTGGAGAAGTGTGGTGATGGGATATGGAAGTGGAATCAtagttggaattggaattggttGTTGGATTATTCGATTTGGAAGGCCAAGATGGTTGGTGGAATTCTTTTTTGGTGTTGGATATACATacaagaagaacaagaagaagaagaagaagacaaggaAGAGAGCTACTCCAACACACAGGAGAAGTTGA